One region of Phragmites australis chromosome 18, lpPhrAust1.1, whole genome shotgun sequence genomic DNA includes:
- the LOC133899403 gene encoding protein AUXIN-REGULATED GENE INVOLVED IN ORGAN SIZE-like: protein MAAGAFAPARGHAGFPPPAATAKRPARALSRRGSVRSDGGGDGGGGSYLGAEAAALLACVTATMLVLPLLLPPLPPPPLLFLLVPVAIFAVLLMLVLLPSDARGVAAVGLGVGPSSSSSSYYL, encoded by the coding sequence ATGGCCGCCGGCGCCTTCGCCCCCGCGAGGGGACACGCGGGGTTCCCGCCTCCGGCGGCCACGGCGAAGCGGCCGGCGCGGGCGCTGTCGAGGAGAGGGAGCGTGAGGAGCGACGGTGggggagacggcggcggcgggagctaCCTGGgtgcggaggcggcggcgctgctggcGTGCGTGACGGCGACGATGCTGGTGCTGCCGCTGCTCCTGCCCCCGCttcccccgccgccgctgctcttCCTCCTCGTGCCCGTCGCCATCTTCGCCGTCCTGCTCATGCTCGTTCTCCTGCCGTCCGATGCGCGGGGCGTCGCCGCCGTCGGCCTTGGCGTCGggccctcctcgtcctcctcctcctactacTTGTAG